A single region of the Syngnathus acus chromosome 6, fSynAcu1.2, whole genome shotgun sequence genome encodes:
- the ptprja gene encoding receptor-type tyrosine-protein phosphatase eta isoform X3, protein MKTSQLRVIASLWTFLQFSALLKGSHGNRKEPHKASLLEVGQVTTSSIKVSWSKPEGNYSFYMVQWTDGKVANQENVTQTWINITELSAGTMHNVSVTTVADDKVTEGDTAAVSQYTKPGIIRELSASANTSAISLKWKPPHGEVFLYEIKWHNEGSQFKNTNDDFTVLSDLASGTSYTVTIVCIAGDNQTEGEPYIFAQVTRPERPENITVTPGTDYLTINWTLPQGRADFYEVNISKTNPLYSSSKNTTVTTAHFYDLDPGRVFLVTVTAVAGNLGNTADQIAFATIPTPPGSLNITQSTNSSLHLRWETPANMERSPFISYHITYERPDGEMQTTNTTDNSVVLSQLSSGTLYNTTVYTIGPHKLRSSAVHISGYTLPNPVLHLVASPFNTTSINVTWSNPYGVQTSYKYLVQTYNSTGTLLDEQTVIDNNTDVHGLEPGTKYHVTVTTLAGESKSKREQTFTYTLPKAVTKLKVQDYNTTTIQLIWSRSSDYKDTYSYLLNAFQDETVVQNGTTKRQTYTFFNLIPGTLYSFDVVTVLEGLTSTSEYTSHYTKPEVVSDIRVIGTTTNMSVFWTAPMGHVDSYIVHLLNKDSESESSKEVLSNSTLSTLFTNLKPGMLYCVVVISKSGPFLSDNSTYCNATFPNPPGPISVAFQTVSSINFTWHQPDDLDQNQCNYSVDGHSITPNNWFVMNKLNSGSPYSISVATIGVMGYKSTAVTATFYTRPFSVTMLKAAEITTNAVMLVWQQLEIKLNYSYLVHVTNGSFQSDERVFTTLYADVSGLLSGNNYTFSVTTQAADGTLAAPQIKSFFTRPHEINEFKALTLNSTAIQLNWKEVLQHKPEYTYWVETTGCGFQNQTVTKEVAVISKLQPGTLCTFCISVQAGDGIKGGKRCISQYTMPEAVQLGISSQGSNMSVLVSWIIPQGNIGSYSVHLNSSSTNRSQPVEATNNSLLFEGLSAGSLYSAKVVSHSGPFNVSSEFVTNATFPNRPGPIEILTKSTNSIEARWTDAPLMNGTSFFYQLTRAPSEESGYINTTNSSHTFDNLLSGTPYNISVTTIGVLGFRSEVIHAYLVTTKPLHVQFLNSSAKEDNITVTWFQPDEYKESYVYNLTWQSSDLPINDSIVTDQTMHTIKNLVPGSRYNFSVVSETKDGTQSAPRRISTCTGASPVRNTTCEGPDIPNAEIVLSWTKPMGQFHDIRITINNAEIGTSTCNQSCSQTISNLSHYTSYNIMMETLSCGEPSIPVSLHCRTGITDPPIPANYESLTIVNEKVYNKFTILINSSLIVETSGPVTHFGVLVAENIKESDMANTTRFLGNTYQQWIDKQTPVYLATIKKINGQSRSQENMLSVIIGDGSEWEGYTNGPLHANRRYQYAIVLFTRLFLQDNLIKSYASKASITNFYPMLNLPQDPVVISVAVGATLGIFSILFIILIGFIVYWKRLSKKESSDIQIHSLRGKANAAVRVEDYEVYYMKQKADSNCGFAEEFEDLRLVGTSQSKACALMQENKAKNRYNNVLPYDSSRVKLSIIHGNPFDDYINANYMPGYNSKKEFIAAQGPLPGTVKDFWRMIWEKNVHTLVMLTRCNEQGRVKCEQYWHSSTKHYEYIRVTTTSEIPLDDWTIRDFEIKNVKTAETRSIRQFHFTAWPDHGVPETTELLISFRHLVREHMDQYSTNSPTVVHCSAGVGRTGTFIAIDRLIFQIERENVVDVFGVVHELRMHRPLMVQTEDQYVILNQCAMDIIRSRTGTNVDLIYQNTAALSIYENVEPRKGYYKHGCHNT, encoded by the exons GGCTCCCATGGAAACCGTAAAG AGCCTCATAAAGCCAGCCTTCTTGAAGTCGGCCAGGTCACGACATCCTCAATAAAGGTGAGCTGGAGCAAACCAGAAGGAAACTACTCGTTCTACATGGTACAATGGACTGATGGAAAAGTTGCCAATCAAGAAAATGTGACTCAAACATGGATAAATATAACTGAATTGTCTGCTGGGACCATGCACAATGTAAGTGTAACTACAGTGGCAGATGACAAAGTGACTGAAGGCGATACTGCAGCTGTGTCCCAATACACAA AACCAGGCATCATTCGCGAACTCTCTGCTTCTGCAAATACATCCGCAATATCTCTGAAATGGAAACCACCTCACGGTGAGGTGTTCTTATATGAGATTAAGTGGCACAACGAAGGATCGCAgttcaaaaacacaaatgatgaCTTCACTGTGCTATCAGACTTGGCCTCTGGTACATCATACACAGTCACAATTGTTTGCATTGCTGGAGACAACCAAACGGAGGGAGAACCTTACATATTTGCCCAAGTCACGA GGCCTGAGAGGCCTGAAAATATTACAGTTACTCCAGGGACTGACTACCTGACAATTAACTGGACCTTACCCCAAGGGAGAGCTGATTTCTATGAGGTGAACATCTCCAAAACCAATCCGTTATATTCCTCCAGCAAAAATACAACAGTCACCACAGCCCATTTTTACGATTTGGATCCGGGGAGAGTTTTTCTCGTCACAGTCACCGCTGTCGCTGGAAATCTAGGCAACACAGCCGACCAGATTGCATTCGCTACCA TTCCAACACCACCTGGTTCACTCAATATCACGCAAAGTACAAATTCTTCACTTCACCTTCGATGGGAGACTCCCGCCAACATGGAGCGTTCTCCCTTTATCAGTTACCATATTACCTACGAAAGACCAGATGGTGAAATGCAGACCACTAACACCACCGATAACAGCGTGGTGCTGTCACAGCTCTCTTCTGGAACATTGTACAACACAACCGTGTACACAATTGGACCCCATAAATTGAGGAGCTCTGCTGTGCATATATCAGGATACACCT tgcCCAACCCTGTGTTACACCTTGTGGCCAGTCCTTTCAATACAACCTCAATAAATGTAACATGGTCCAACCCATATGGAGTGCAGACATCTTATAAATACTTGGTTCAAACCTACAACTCTACTGGAACACTTTTGGATGAACAAACAGTCATTGATAACAACACCGATGTACATGGTCTGGAACCTGGAACTAAGTACCATGTTACCGTTACCACATTAGCAGGAGAAAGTAAATCCAAGAGAGAGCAGACGTTCACTTACACAT TGCCTAAAGCTGTGACTAAACTCAAAGTTCAGGATTATAACACAACAACCATCCAGTTGATATGGTCCAGATCAAGTGACTACAAGGATACTTATAGCTATCTGCTGAATGCATTCCAGGATGAAACAGTGGTTCAGAATGGGACAACTAAAAGACAAACTTATACCTTCTTCAATCTGATCCCTGGAACTCTTTACAGTTTTGATGTGGTCACAGTTTTAGAGGGGCTGACGTCGACATCGGAATACACATCACATTACACAA AACCTGAGGTAGTTTCAGACATCAGGGTCATAGGGACAACAACTAATATGTCTGTCTTTTGGACTGCTCCAATGGGCCACGTGGACTCCTACATTGTACACCTGTTGAACAAAGACTCAGAATCTGAAAGTTCAAAAGAGGTTCTGAGTAACTCAACTCTTAGCACATTATTTACAAATCTGAAGCCAGGGATGCTTTATTGTGTGGTGGTGATAAGCAAAAGTGGACCTTTCCTGAGTGACAATTCAACTTACTGCAACGCAACTT TTCCAAACCCTCCTGGGCCCATAAGCGTTGCCTTCCAGACTGTCAGCTCCATTAATTTCACTTGGCACCAACCAGATGATTTGGATCAAAATCAATGCAACTACAGTGTCGATGGCCACTCCATAACCCCAAATAATTGGTTTGTTATGAACAAGCTCAATTCTGGTAGCCCGTACTCTATTTCTGTTGCAACAATTGGTGTGATGGGCTATAAAAGCACGGCGGTAACAGCAACGTTTTATACAA GACCATTTTCGGTGACCATGCTGAAAGCGGCAGAAATTACCACAAATGCTGTCATGTTGGTGTGGCAACAACTAGAAATTAAGCTTAACTACTCATACTTGGTGCATGTCACCAACGGATCATTTCAATCAGACGAAAGGGTCTTCACAACATTGTATGCCGATGTCTCCGGCCTTCTCTCTGGCAACAACTACACCTTCAGCGTCACCACACAAGCAGCAGATGGCACTCTGGCAGCTCCACAGATCAAATCCTTCTTTACAC GACCACATGAGATTAATGAATTTAAGGCGCTCACCTTAAACTCAACTGCAATACAACTGAATTGGAAGGAAGTGCTGCAACACAAACCTGAGTACACCTATTGGGTTGAGACAACTGGTTGTGGCTTCCAAAACCAAACTGTGACAAAGGAAGTTGCAGTGATTTCAAAGCTCCAACCTGGGACACTGTGTACTTTCTGTATTTCTGTCCAAGCAGGGGATGGCATAAAAGGGGGAAAACGCTGCATTTCCCAGTACACAA TGCCTGAGGCAGTGCAACTCGGGATCTCCAGTCAAGGCTCTAATATGTCAGTCCTGGTGTCCTGGATTATTCCACAGGGGAATATTGGGTCATATAGTGTTCACCTCAACAGCTCTTCTACTAATCGGTCACAGCCAGTGGAGGCTACCAATAACTCCTTGCTTTTCGAGGGGCTGTCTGCTGGTAGTCTCTACAGCGCCAAGGTCGTATCCCATTCTGGACCATTCAATGTGTCATCGGAATTTGTTACAAATGCTACCT TTCCAAACCGACCTGGGCCTATTGAGATCCTCACAAAGTCGACAAACTCAATAGAAGCAAGGTGGACAGATGCCCCCTTGATGAATGGTACATCATTCTTCTATCAGCTAACACGAGCACCATCGGAGGAAAGTGGATACATCAATACCACCAACTCCAGTCATACCTTTGACAACTTGCTCTCTGGGACTCCCTACAACATTTCTGTAACAACAATTGGGGTCTTGGGTTTTAGGAGTGAAGTGATCCATGCCTATTTGGTCACCACAA AACCCTTGCATGTGCAGTTTCTCAACTCTTCTGCAAAGGAGGATAATATAACAGTCACATGGTTTCAACCTGATGAATACAAGGAAAGCTACGTTTACAATTTGACCTGGCAAAGCTCAGACTTGCCTATCAATGACAGTATTGTGACTGACCAAACAATGCATACTATCAAGAACCTGGTCCCTGGCAGTAGGTATAACTTTTCTGTTGTCTCTGAGACTAAGGATGGAACTCAGAGTGCTCCCAGAAGGATTTCCACCTGCACGG GTGCAAGCCCGGTGAGAAATACAACATGTGAAGGTCCAGATATTCCAAATGCAGAAATTGTCTTGTCCTGGACTAAGCCCATGGGGCAATTTCATGACATTCGCATCACTATTAATAATGCGGAAATTGGGACAAGCACCTGTAACCAAAGCTGTAGCCAGACCATCTCCAACCTAAGTCACTACACTTCATACAACATAATGATGGAGACACTGAGCTGTGGAGAGCCTTCTATTCCAGTGTCTCTACACTGCAGGACTGGCATCACAG ACCCACCGATTCCAGCAAACTATGAGTCGCTAACTATTGTGAACGAGAAAGTATACAACAAATTCACAATTCTAATCAATTCCAGCCTGATAGTTGAAACCAGTGGGCCAGTCACTCATTTTGGTGTGTTGGTGGCGGAAAACATAAAAG AATCTGACATGGCTAATACAACCAGGTTCTTGGGAAACACATATCAACAGTGGATTGACAAACAAACTCCAGTATACCTGGCAACCATCAAGAAGATAAATGGTCAATCGCGCAGTCAAGAGAACATGTTGTCTGTGATTATTGGAGATGGTTCAGAATGGGAGGGCTATACCAATGGACCCCTTCATGCCAACCGAAGATACCA GTATGCCATCGTATTATTCACTAGATTGTTTCTGCAAGACAACCTAATTAAGTCTTATGCATCAAAGGCCTCAATCACAAATTTCTATCCAATGCTAAATCTCCCCCAAGACCCAG TTGTCATCAGTGTCGCTGTCGGAGCAACACTTGGGATTTTTAGCATCCTCTTCATCATTCTCATTGGCTTCATTGTTTACTGGAAAAG GTTATCCAAAAAAGAATCCTCAGACATCCAGATTCATTCCTTGAG aggCAAAGC AAATGCAGCAGTGAGGGTGGAGGACTATGAAGTTTACTACATGAAGCAGAAGGCGGACTCCAACTGTGGTTTCGCAGAGGAATTTGAG GACCTAAGGCTGGTTGGTACATCTCAGTCAAAAGCATGTGCCCTTATGCAAGAGAACAAAGCCAAGAATCGCTACAACAATGTACTTCCCT ATGATTCCTCTCGAGTGAAACTCTCTATCATTCATGGAAATCCATTTGATGACTACATCAATGCTAACTACATGCCG GGTTACAACTCCAAAAAGGAGTTCATCGCAGCCCAGGGTCCTCTGCCCGGCACTGTCAAGGATTTTTGGAGGATGATATGGGAGAAGAATGTGCACACCCTGGTCATGCTTACACGCTGTAATGAGCAAGGCAGA GTCAAATGTGAGCAGTACTGGCATTCAAGCACCAAGCACTATGAATACATCCGCGTTACAACAACCTCTGAAATACCCCTTGATGATTGGACCATTCGGGACTTcgaaattaaaaat GTGAAAACAGCAGAGACTCGTTCAATTCGCCAATTCCACTTCACAGCCTGGCCCGACCACGGGGTACCGGAAACTACAGAGCTTCTAATCAGCTTCAGACACCTGGTCAGAGAacatatggaccaatattccACCAACTCCCCCACTGTGGTGCACTGCAG TGCTGGGGTGGGCCGCACTGGAACCTTCATAGCCATTGATCGTCTCATCTTCCAAATTGAAAGGGAAAATGTAGTGGATGTTTTTGGTGTTGTCCATGAGCTGCGCATGCACCGCCCACTCATGGTCCAAACAGAG GACCAGTATGTGATCTTGAACCAATGTGCAATGGACATAATCCGATCAAGAACTGGAACTAATGTGGATCTAATCTATCAAAACACCGCCGCACTCTCCATTTATGAGAATGTGGAACCCAGAAAAGGTTATTATAAACACGGCTGCCACAATACTTAA
- the ptprja gene encoding receptor-type tyrosine-protein phosphatase eta isoform X1 — MKTSQLRVIASLWTFLQFSALLKGSHGNRKDQLCDSNETISLITTTTTVTLASPSSCILSVGNISGNGSLIGLTPGAIYHVFLNCSNCCQEVTMKPHKASLLEVGQVTTSSIKVSWSKPEGNYSFYMVQWTDGKVANQENVTQTWINITELSAGTMHNVSVTTVADDKVTEGDTAAVSQYTKPGIIRELSASANTSAISLKWKPPHGEVFLYEIKWHNEGSQFKNTNDDFTVLSDLASGTSYTVTIVCIAGDNQTEGEPYIFAQVTRPERPENITVTPGTDYLTINWTLPQGRADFYEVNISKTNPLYSSSKNTTVTTAHFYDLDPGRVFLVTVTAVAGNLGNTADQIAFATIPTPPGSLNITQSTNSSLHLRWETPANMERSPFISYHITYERPDGEMQTTNTTDNSVVLSQLSSGTLYNTTVYTIGPHKLRSSAVHISGYTLPNPVLHLVASPFNTTSINVTWSNPYGVQTSYKYLVQTYNSTGTLLDEQTVIDNNTDVHGLEPGTKYHVTVTTLAGESKSKREQTFTYTLPKAVTKLKVQDYNTTTIQLIWSRSSDYKDTYSYLLNAFQDETVVQNGTTKRQTYTFFNLIPGTLYSFDVVTVLEGLTSTSEYTSHYTKPEVVSDIRVIGTTTNMSVFWTAPMGHVDSYIVHLLNKDSESESSKEVLSNSTLSTLFTNLKPGMLYCVVVISKSGPFLSDNSTYCNATFPNPPGPISVAFQTVSSINFTWHQPDDLDQNQCNYSVDGHSITPNNWFVMNKLNSGSPYSISVATIGVMGYKSTAVTATFYTRPFSVTMLKAAEITTNAVMLVWQQLEIKLNYSYLVHVTNGSFQSDERVFTTLYADVSGLLSGNNYTFSVTTQAADGTLAAPQIKSFFTRPHEINEFKALTLNSTAIQLNWKEVLQHKPEYTYWVETTGCGFQNQTVTKEVAVISKLQPGTLCTFCISVQAGDGIKGGKRCISQYTMPEAVQLGISSQGSNMSVLVSWIIPQGNIGSYSVHLNSSSTNRSQPVEATNNSLLFEGLSAGSLYSAKVVSHSGPFNVSSEFVTNATFPNRPGPIEILTKSTNSIEARWTDAPLMNGTSFFYQLTRAPSEESGYINTTNSSHTFDNLLSGTPYNISVTTIGVLGFRSEVIHAYLVTTKPLHVQFLNSSAKEDNITVTWFQPDEYKESYVYNLTWQSSDLPINDSIVTDQTMHTIKNLVPGSRYNFSVVSETKDGTQSAPRRISTCTGASPVRNTTCEGPDIPNAEIVLSWTKPMGQFHDIRITINNAEIGTSTCNQSCSQTISNLSHYTSYNIMMETLSCGEPSIPVSLHCRTGITDPPIPANYESLTIVNEKVYNKFTILINSSLIVETSGPVTHFGVLVAENIKESDMANTTRFLGNTYQQWIDKQTPVYLATIKKINGQSRSQENMLSVIIGDGSEWEGYTNGPLHANRRYQYAIVLFTRLFLQDNLIKSYASKASITNFYPMLNLPQDPVVISVAVGATLGIFSILFIILIGFIVYWKRLSKKESSDIQIHSLRGKANAAVRVEDYEVYYMKQKADSNCGFAEEFEDLRLVGTSQSKACALMQENKAKNRYNNVLPYDSSRVKLSIIHGNPFDDYINANYMPGYNSKKEFIAAQGPLPGTVKDFWRMIWEKNVHTLVMLTRCNEQGRVKCEQYWHSSTKHYEYIRVTTTSEIPLDDWTIRDFEIKNVKTAETRSIRQFHFTAWPDHGVPETTELLISFRHLVREHMDQYSTNSPTVVHCSAGVGRTGTFIAIDRLIFQIERENVVDVFGVVHELRMHRPLMVQTEDQYVILNQCAMDIIRSRTGTNVDLIYQNTAALSIYENVEPRKGYYKHGCHNT; from the exons GGCTCCCATGGAAACCGTAAAG ATCAGCTATGTGACAGCAATGAAACAATAAGTTTAATAACAACTACAACAACGGTCACACTCGCCTCGCCTTCCAGTTGCATTCTATCGGTTGGGAACATCTCTGGAAATGGTTCACTCATTGGGTTAACTCCTGGAGCCATTTATCATGTCTTCCTCAACTGTTCCAACTGCTGTCAAGAGGTCACAATGA AGCCTCATAAAGCCAGCCTTCTTGAAGTCGGCCAGGTCACGACATCCTCAATAAAGGTGAGCTGGAGCAAACCAGAAGGAAACTACTCGTTCTACATGGTACAATGGACTGATGGAAAAGTTGCCAATCAAGAAAATGTGACTCAAACATGGATAAATATAACTGAATTGTCTGCTGGGACCATGCACAATGTAAGTGTAACTACAGTGGCAGATGACAAAGTGACTGAAGGCGATACTGCAGCTGTGTCCCAATACACAA AACCAGGCATCATTCGCGAACTCTCTGCTTCTGCAAATACATCCGCAATATCTCTGAAATGGAAACCACCTCACGGTGAGGTGTTCTTATATGAGATTAAGTGGCACAACGAAGGATCGCAgttcaaaaacacaaatgatgaCTTCACTGTGCTATCAGACTTGGCCTCTGGTACATCATACACAGTCACAATTGTTTGCATTGCTGGAGACAACCAAACGGAGGGAGAACCTTACATATTTGCCCAAGTCACGA GGCCTGAGAGGCCTGAAAATATTACAGTTACTCCAGGGACTGACTACCTGACAATTAACTGGACCTTACCCCAAGGGAGAGCTGATTTCTATGAGGTGAACATCTCCAAAACCAATCCGTTATATTCCTCCAGCAAAAATACAACAGTCACCACAGCCCATTTTTACGATTTGGATCCGGGGAGAGTTTTTCTCGTCACAGTCACCGCTGTCGCTGGAAATCTAGGCAACACAGCCGACCAGATTGCATTCGCTACCA TTCCAACACCACCTGGTTCACTCAATATCACGCAAAGTACAAATTCTTCACTTCACCTTCGATGGGAGACTCCCGCCAACATGGAGCGTTCTCCCTTTATCAGTTACCATATTACCTACGAAAGACCAGATGGTGAAATGCAGACCACTAACACCACCGATAACAGCGTGGTGCTGTCACAGCTCTCTTCTGGAACATTGTACAACACAACCGTGTACACAATTGGACCCCATAAATTGAGGAGCTCTGCTGTGCATATATCAGGATACACCT tgcCCAACCCTGTGTTACACCTTGTGGCCAGTCCTTTCAATACAACCTCAATAAATGTAACATGGTCCAACCCATATGGAGTGCAGACATCTTATAAATACTTGGTTCAAACCTACAACTCTACTGGAACACTTTTGGATGAACAAACAGTCATTGATAACAACACCGATGTACATGGTCTGGAACCTGGAACTAAGTACCATGTTACCGTTACCACATTAGCAGGAGAAAGTAAATCCAAGAGAGAGCAGACGTTCACTTACACAT TGCCTAAAGCTGTGACTAAACTCAAAGTTCAGGATTATAACACAACAACCATCCAGTTGATATGGTCCAGATCAAGTGACTACAAGGATACTTATAGCTATCTGCTGAATGCATTCCAGGATGAAACAGTGGTTCAGAATGGGACAACTAAAAGACAAACTTATACCTTCTTCAATCTGATCCCTGGAACTCTTTACAGTTTTGATGTGGTCACAGTTTTAGAGGGGCTGACGTCGACATCGGAATACACATCACATTACACAA AACCTGAGGTAGTTTCAGACATCAGGGTCATAGGGACAACAACTAATATGTCTGTCTTTTGGACTGCTCCAATGGGCCACGTGGACTCCTACATTGTACACCTGTTGAACAAAGACTCAGAATCTGAAAGTTCAAAAGAGGTTCTGAGTAACTCAACTCTTAGCACATTATTTACAAATCTGAAGCCAGGGATGCTTTATTGTGTGGTGGTGATAAGCAAAAGTGGACCTTTCCTGAGTGACAATTCAACTTACTGCAACGCAACTT TTCCAAACCCTCCTGGGCCCATAAGCGTTGCCTTCCAGACTGTCAGCTCCATTAATTTCACTTGGCACCAACCAGATGATTTGGATCAAAATCAATGCAACTACAGTGTCGATGGCCACTCCATAACCCCAAATAATTGGTTTGTTATGAACAAGCTCAATTCTGGTAGCCCGTACTCTATTTCTGTTGCAACAATTGGTGTGATGGGCTATAAAAGCACGGCGGTAACAGCAACGTTTTATACAA GACCATTTTCGGTGACCATGCTGAAAGCGGCAGAAATTACCACAAATGCTGTCATGTTGGTGTGGCAACAACTAGAAATTAAGCTTAACTACTCATACTTGGTGCATGTCACCAACGGATCATTTCAATCAGACGAAAGGGTCTTCACAACATTGTATGCCGATGTCTCCGGCCTTCTCTCTGGCAACAACTACACCTTCAGCGTCACCACACAAGCAGCAGATGGCACTCTGGCAGCTCCACAGATCAAATCCTTCTTTACAC GACCACATGAGATTAATGAATTTAAGGCGCTCACCTTAAACTCAACTGCAATACAACTGAATTGGAAGGAAGTGCTGCAACACAAACCTGAGTACACCTATTGGGTTGAGACAACTGGTTGTGGCTTCCAAAACCAAACTGTGACAAAGGAAGTTGCAGTGATTTCAAAGCTCCAACCTGGGACACTGTGTACTTTCTGTATTTCTGTCCAAGCAGGGGATGGCATAAAAGGGGGAAAACGCTGCATTTCCCAGTACACAA TGCCTGAGGCAGTGCAACTCGGGATCTCCAGTCAAGGCTCTAATATGTCAGTCCTGGTGTCCTGGATTATTCCACAGGGGAATATTGGGTCATATAGTGTTCACCTCAACAGCTCTTCTACTAATCGGTCACAGCCAGTGGAGGCTACCAATAACTCCTTGCTTTTCGAGGGGCTGTCTGCTGGTAGTCTCTACAGCGCCAAGGTCGTATCCCATTCTGGACCATTCAATGTGTCATCGGAATTTGTTACAAATGCTACCT TTCCAAACCGACCTGGGCCTATTGAGATCCTCACAAAGTCGACAAACTCAATAGAAGCAAGGTGGACAGATGCCCCCTTGATGAATGGTACATCATTCTTCTATCAGCTAACACGAGCACCATCGGAGGAAAGTGGATACATCAATACCACCAACTCCAGTCATACCTTTGACAACTTGCTCTCTGGGACTCCCTACAACATTTCTGTAACAACAATTGGGGTCTTGGGTTTTAGGAGTGAAGTGATCCATGCCTATTTGGTCACCACAA AACCCTTGCATGTGCAGTTTCTCAACTCTTCTGCAAAGGAGGATAATATAACAGTCACATGGTTTCAACCTGATGAATACAAGGAAAGCTACGTTTACAATTTGACCTGGCAAAGCTCAGACTTGCCTATCAATGACAGTATTGTGACTGACCAAACAATGCATACTATCAAGAACCTGGTCCCTGGCAGTAGGTATAACTTTTCTGTTGTCTCTGAGACTAAGGATGGAACTCAGAGTGCTCCCAGAAGGATTTCCACCTGCACGG GTGCAAGCCCGGTGAGAAATACAACATGTGAAGGTCCAGATATTCCAAATGCAGAAATTGTCTTGTCCTGGACTAAGCCCATGGGGCAATTTCATGACATTCGCATCACTATTAATAATGCGGAAATTGGGACAAGCACCTGTAACCAAAGCTGTAGCCAGACCATCTCCAACCTAAGTCACTACACTTCATACAACATAATGATGGAGACACTGAGCTGTGGAGAGCCTTCTATTCCAGTGTCTCTACACTGCAGGACTGGCATCACAG ACCCACCGATTCCAGCAAACTATGAGTCGCTAACTATTGTGAACGAGAAAGTATACAACAAATTCACAATTCTAATCAATTCCAGCCTGATAGTTGAAACCAGTGGGCCAGTCACTCATTTTGGTGTGTTGGTGGCGGAAAACATAAAAG AATCTGACATGGCTAATACAACCAGGTTCTTGGGAAACACATATCAACAGTGGATTGACAAACAAACTCCAGTATACCTGGCAACCATCAAGAAGATAAATGGTCAATCGCGCAGTCAAGAGAACATGTTGTCTGTGATTATTGGAGATGGTTCAGAATGGGAGGGCTATACCAATGGACCCCTTCATGCCAACCGAAGATACCA GTATGCCATCGTATTATTCACTAGATTGTTTCTGCAAGACAACCTAATTAAGTCTTATGCATCAAAGGCCTCAATCACAAATTTCTATCCAATGCTAAATCTCCCCCAAGACCCAG TTGTCATCAGTGTCGCTGTCGGAGCAACACTTGGGATTTTTAGCATCCTCTTCATCATTCTCATTGGCTTCATTGTTTACTGGAAAAG GTTATCCAAAAAAGAATCCTCAGACATCCAGATTCATTCCTTGAG aggCAAAGC AAATGCAGCAGTGAGGGTGGAGGACTATGAAGTTTACTACATGAAGCAGAAGGCGGACTCCAACTGTGGTTTCGCAGAGGAATTTGAG GACCTAAGGCTGGTTGGTACATCTCAGTCAAAAGCATGTGCCCTTATGCAAGAGAACAAAGCCAAGAATCGCTACAACAATGTACTTCCCT ATGATTCCTCTCGAGTGAAACTCTCTATCATTCATGGAAATCCATTTGATGACTACATCAATGCTAACTACATGCCG GGTTACAACTCCAAAAAGGAGTTCATCGCAGCCCAGGGTCCTCTGCCCGGCACTGTCAAGGATTTTTGGAGGATGATATGGGAGAAGAATGTGCACACCCTGGTCATGCTTACACGCTGTAATGAGCAAGGCAGA GTCAAATGTGAGCAGTACTGGCATTCAAGCACCAAGCACTATGAATACATCCGCGTTACAACAACCTCTGAAATACCCCTTGATGATTGGACCATTCGGGACTTcgaaattaaaaat GTGAAAACAGCAGAGACTCGTTCAATTCGCCAATTCCACTTCACAGCCTGGCCCGACCACGGGGTACCGGAAACTACAGAGCTTCTAATCAGCTTCAGACACCTGGTCAGAGAacatatggaccaatattccACCAACTCCCCCACTGTGGTGCACTGCAG TGCTGGGGTGGGCCGCACTGGAACCTTCATAGCCATTGATCGTCTCATCTTCCAAATTGAAAGGGAAAATGTAGTGGATGTTTTTGGTGTTGTCCATGAGCTGCGCATGCACCGCCCACTCATGGTCCAAACAGAG GACCAGTATGTGATCTTGAACCAATGTGCAATGGACATAATCCGATCAAGAACTGGAACTAATGTGGATCTAATCTATCAAAACACCGCCGCACTCTCCATTTATGAGAATGTGGAACCCAGAAAAGGTTATTATAAACACGGCTGCCACAATACTTAA